One region of Penaeus vannamei isolate JL-2024 chromosome 36, ASM4276789v1, whole genome shotgun sequence genomic DNA includes:
- the LOC113825647 gene encoding stomatin-like protein 1 yields the protein MVSFAKYSLVPTEEPKENVAPPPPPQSSGAFDYNSAFSYKSAFDYGSKTTSQYQSAFDYGYGQRGHSVSLSLGEKDKGKKDRFKDWSLMTCLASVVTGLSYFFICITFPVTLWFCFKKIAQWERLIVFRLGRLRGALGPGIVFIIPWLDRHNRVDMRTKAFSVPPQQLITSDNGIIEMGCEVKYRISDVQRLTTSVTSPEHGLRSFGKTVMLNVLTKHTVRETERDRPIIASQIQKELNLRVLEWGIEIGDVSLSNVNILKEAEPHNPLKPLMNCFGGKGGEIVAPPGATAAAASSILNMPGFPGMGDFSFVNTGPSKKKSEAIVTGDEPYMGRIQQYLTDLLGFSDEISEPPKQPNIQANREPWNWFLEPPDWPGQPTNQRIQGPKLINYLTNQVIQRRFLMNVLHSSDWLSYLTNQEPLKLKEIIMIPLTQILVNTLRIYNIWNKVWALFSKLDFSQFYTCMLHSFRSFQVLQVYNSEKGGSTAIGCAQEDLMAIFEGTLAPLQAYLSGHLTVQGNIQMLMGLETLRQTTKDKDKEDIFVV from the exons ATGGTGTCATTTGCCAAATACAGCTTGGTGCCCACAGAGGAACCGAAGGAAAATGTtgccccgcctcccccaccccagaGCTCTGGGGCCTTCGACTACAACTCAGCGTTCAGTTACAAATCTGCATTTGACTACGGTAGCAAAACCACCAGTCAGTACCAGTCTGCATTCGACTATGGCTATGGTCAGAGGGGACATTCTGTTTCCCTCAGTCTGGGGGAAAAGG ACAAGGGCAAGAAGGATCGGTTCAAGGACTGGAGCCTGATGACCTGCCTCGCTTCAGTCGTCACTGGCCTGAGCTACTTCTTCATCTGCATCACCTTCCCTGTCACCCTCTGGTTCTGCTTCAAGAAGATCGCACAATGGGAGCGGCTCATTGTGTTCCGTTTGGGAAGGCTGCGTGGTGCTCTTGGCCCTGGCATTGTGTTCATCATCCCCTGGCTGGACCGACACAATCGCGTCGACATGAGGACCAAGGCTTTCTCTGTACCTCCACAGCAA CTCATCACATCAGACAATGGAATCATAGAAATGGGTTGCGAAGTTAAATACAGGATCAGCGATGTCCAGCGGCTCACCACTTCAGTCACTTCTCCTGAACATGGCCTGCGTTCCTTTGGCAAGACAGTGATGCTCAATGTGCTCACCAAACACACTGTGAG agagacagagagagaccggccAATCATTGCATCGCAAATCCAGAAGGAGCTCAACCTAAGAGTGTTGGAGTGGGGCATTGAAATTGGTGATGTGTCATT GAGTAACGTAAACATCTTAAAGGAAGCTGAGCCCCACAATCCTCTGAAGCCCCTCATGAACTGCTTTGGGGGCAAGGGGGGTGAGATTGTGGCCCCTCCTGGAGCAACCGCTGCAGCCGCCTCTTCGATACTGAACATGCCAGGTTTCCCAGGCATGGGAGACTTCTCCTTTGTCAACACTGGGCCCTCCAAGAAGAAATCAGAGGCAATTG TCACAGGGGATGAACCATACATGGGTCGTATCCAGCAGTACTTGACAG ATCTTCTGGGTTTCTCTGACGAGATTAGTGAGCCGCCAAAGCAACCAAATATACAAG CCAATCGTGAGCCTTGGAATTGGTTCTTAGAGCCTCCAGATTGGCCAGGCCAACCAACTAATCAGAGGATACAGGGACCAAAGCTTATCAATTATCTGACCAATCAGGTGATACAGAGAAGATTTCTAATGAATGTCTTGCATTCATCTGATTGGTTGAGCTACCTGACCAATCAGGAGCCTTTAAAACTCAAG GAAATT atTATGATTCCATTGACCCAGATACTGGTAAATACTCTCAGAATATACAATATATGGAATAAAGTTTGGGCACTTTTTTCCAAATTGGATTTCTCACAA TTTTACACTTGTATGTTGCACAGTTTCAGATCATTTCAGGTTTTGCAAGTCTATAACTCTGAGAAAGGAGGAAGCACAGCAAT TGGTTGTGCCCAGGAGGACCTGATGGCCATCTTTGAGGGCACTCTGGCCCCCTTGCAAGCCTACCTCTCAGGCCATCTGACTGTCCAGGGCAACATCCAGATGCTGATGGGCCTTGAGACACTGAGACAGACcaccaaagacaaagacaaagaggacATCTTTGTGGTCTGA